Proteins co-encoded in one Kribbella qitaiheensis genomic window:
- a CDS encoding S1 family peptidase: MYGGFVSAGHCSPGVGARTFGWDRSAQGAFRGSSFPGNDYSWVAIDSGWWTVPVVLGWGQVSDALVRGSWVAPIGTSVCRSGSTSHWHCGQVTGMNETVNYGNGALFYGATKTSVCAEPGDSGGSFITGDQAQGVTSGGWGNCSSGGETWFQPVNEILSTYGLTLHTA; the protein is encoded by the coding sequence GTGTACGGCGGATTCGTCTCCGCCGGCCACTGCTCTCCTGGTGTAGGTGCCCGGACGTTCGGCTGGGACCGTTCGGCGCAGGGAGCCTTCCGCGGCTCGTCGTTCCCCGGTAACGACTACTCCTGGGTCGCGATCGACAGCGGCTGGTGGACCGTGCCGGTAGTGCTCGGCTGGGGTCAGGTCAGCGATGCGCTGGTCCGCGGCTCCTGGGTGGCGCCGATCGGTACATCGGTCTGTCGCAGCGGCTCGACCAGTCACTGGCACTGCGGTCAGGTGACCGGCATGAACGAGACGGTGAACTACGGCAACGGCGCGCTGTTCTACGGCGCTACCAAGACCAGCGTTTGTGCCGAGCCCGGTGACTCGGGCGGCTCGTTCATCACCGGCGACCAGGCGCAGGGCGTCACGTCCGGTGGCTGGGGCAACTGCAGCAGTGGTGGGGAGACCTGGTTCCAGCCCGTGAACGAGATCCTCAGTACCTACGGTCTGACGCTGCACACCGCTTGA
- a CDS encoding response regulator yields MRVVILEDNAILAEGLGLLLNNSGFEVVAVAGDADEFAKAVAEHDPQMTVVDVRLPPTFTDEGLRAAIEARRVRPGLPVLVFSQYVEEVYAAELLAAGSEGVGYLLKDRVSRVDEFLEAVRRVAAGGTVLDPEVVSQLMVKRIDPLERLTPREREVLALMAEGMGNLAIAERLVISEGAVHKHVGNVFLKLDLPPTDSGHRRVLAVLAHLGL; encoded by the coding sequence GTGCGGGTAGTGATCCTCGAGGACAACGCGATCCTGGCCGAAGGGCTCGGGCTGCTGCTGAACAACTCCGGCTTCGAGGTCGTCGCCGTGGCCGGGGATGCCGACGAGTTCGCCAAGGCGGTCGCCGAGCACGACCCGCAGATGACCGTGGTCGACGTGCGGCTGCCACCCACCTTCACCGACGAGGGCCTGCGCGCCGCGATCGAGGCCCGCCGGGTGCGGCCCGGATTGCCGGTGCTCGTCTTCTCGCAGTACGTCGAAGAGGTGTACGCCGCGGAGCTTCTCGCCGCCGGCAGCGAGGGCGTCGGATACTTGCTGAAGGACCGGGTCTCGCGGGTCGACGAGTTCCTCGAAGCCGTACGCCGGGTCGCGGCCGGCGGGACCGTGCTCGACCCCGAGGTCGTCAGCCAGTTGATGGTGAAGCGGATCGATCCGCTGGAACGGCTGACGCCGCGCGAACGCGAGGTGCTCGCGTTGATGGCCGAGGGGATGGGCAACCTCGCGATCGCCGAGCGCCTGGTGATCAGCGAGGGCGCTGTCCACAAACACGTCGGCAACGTCTTCCTCAAACTCGACCTGCCGCCGACCGACTCGGGTCATCGCCGGGTCCTCGCAGTACTTGCTCACCTCGGTCTCTGA
- a CDS encoding M23 family metallopeptidase, translating to MPLRRFLAVLASLLVGAATLVAVPSQAQAAPNFKAPFPCGQRWTYSHHDGEVRRALDFIRSDGGTTNGTPVLASAAGTAHRFSQPSGAGNYIAVEHGGGWKTYYFHLSAYSVAEGAQVSQGQQIGVTGSTGNSTGPHIHYEQLLNGVGQNIVINGGGLSYPGSYGSAFLTSDNGCGSQPGKPFMTWGSGVRVHSDARLAASVVATLGGPTSVRVLCQKQGDTVTAEGYTNNWWAKLSSPAGFISNIYIDDPNAVLPGVPTC from the coding sequence GTGCCGCTCAGACGATTCCTCGCTGTCCTCGCATCCCTCCTGGTCGGTGCCGCCACGCTGGTGGCGGTGCCGAGCCAGGCGCAAGCCGCGCCGAACTTCAAGGCCCCGTTTCCTTGTGGTCAACGCTGGACCTACAGCCACCACGACGGCGAGGTCCGCCGCGCTCTCGACTTCATTCGCTCCGACGGCGGCACCACCAACGGCACCCCGGTGCTCGCCTCCGCCGCCGGTACGGCCCACCGCTTCTCCCAGCCCAGTGGCGCCGGCAACTACATCGCCGTCGAGCACGGCGGCGGCTGGAAGACCTACTACTTCCACCTCTCGGCGTACTCCGTGGCAGAAGGCGCCCAGGTCTCCCAGGGCCAGCAGATCGGGGTGACCGGCAGCACCGGCAACTCGACCGGCCCGCACATCCACTACGAGCAACTGCTCAACGGCGTCGGCCAGAACATCGTGATCAACGGCGGCGGGCTGTCGTACCCCGGTTCGTACGGATCCGCCTTCCTGACCAGCGACAACGGCTGCGGCAGTCAGCCCGGCAAGCCGTTCATGACCTGGGGTTCCGGCGTCCGGGTCCACTCCGACGCGCGACTGGCCGCCTCGGTCGTAGCCACTCTGGGCGGTCCCACCTCGGTCCGGGTCCTGTGCCAGAAGCAAGGCGACACCGTGACCGCCGAGGGCTACACCAACAACTGGTGGGCCAAGCTCAGCAGCCCGGCAGGCTTCATCAGCAACATCTACATCGACGATCCGAACGCGGTACTGCCAGGGGTCCCAACCTGCTGA
- a CDS encoding flotillin family protein, translating into MLWTYLITGAIALVVLLILFRMVWRVAEPNEALIISGLGAHATEVQANNTLAFKIVVGRGTAVLPGFQTVRRLPLDIRATPLTVTCVSSQGIPLHIKGVTAYKVGDDFGSIANAARRFLDQSDEQVMSTIHELFAGHLRAIVGSTTVEEMLHDRETLTTNIRGSLAGDMEKLGLVVDSLQIQEIDDESGYIRNLGRPQAAAVEAQARIAQAERDQEATEREQVAAAAKAAAVRQSSIAQAGYQAEVDQANSKAQQSGPLAEALARQQVVVAETETAKLNASLAEKQLESSVLKPADAEAYRQRTLATAARDAQIAAAEANAREVTLRGEAQAKATELNGKAEALAVQAKAMAEAAGIKARAEALATNTDAVVAQQLAEAYPEIVRAAASSFEKVGNMVVLNGAQGIEDTLVKTITMGGSGFALAKQLIESLSTKPEQPPTLEPVQNQTA; encoded by the coding sequence ATGCTCTGGACATACCTGATCACCGGCGCCATCGCGCTGGTGGTTCTGCTGATCCTGTTCCGGATGGTCTGGCGGGTGGCCGAGCCGAACGAGGCACTGATCATCTCCGGCCTCGGCGCGCACGCCACCGAGGTGCAGGCCAACAACACCCTCGCCTTCAAGATCGTGGTCGGCCGCGGTACCGCGGTACTGCCGGGCTTCCAGACCGTACGGCGGCTGCCGCTGGACATCCGCGCGACGCCGCTGACCGTCACCTGCGTTTCCAGCCAGGGCATCCCGCTGCACATCAAGGGCGTCACGGCGTACAAGGTCGGTGACGACTTCGGCTCGATCGCGAACGCCGCCCGGCGGTTCCTGGACCAGAGTGACGAGCAGGTGATGAGCACGATCCACGAGCTGTTCGCGGGTCACCTCCGCGCGATCGTCGGTTCCACCACGGTCGAGGAGATGCTGCACGACCGGGAGACGCTGACCACGAACATCCGCGGCTCGCTGGCCGGCGACATGGAGAAGCTCGGCCTGGTGGTCGACTCGCTGCAGATCCAGGAGATCGACGACGAGTCCGGCTACATCCGCAACCTGGGGCGCCCGCAGGCCGCTGCCGTCGAGGCGCAGGCCCGGATCGCCCAGGCCGAGCGGGACCAGGAGGCGACCGAGCGCGAGCAGGTCGCGGCCGCGGCGAAGGCCGCCGCGGTACGGCAGAGCTCGATCGCCCAGGCCGGTTACCAGGCCGAGGTCGATCAGGCGAACTCGAAGGCCCAGCAGTCCGGCCCGCTGGCCGAGGCGCTGGCCCGTCAGCAGGTTGTGGTCGCCGAGACCGAGACCGCGAAGCTGAACGCGTCGCTGGCCGAGAAGCAGCTGGAGTCGTCGGTGCTGAAGCCGGCCGACGCCGAGGCGTACAGGCAGCGCACGCTGGCCACGGCCGCGCGTGACGCGCAGATCGCCGCCGCCGAGGCGAATGCCCGCGAGGTCACCCTGCGCGGTGAGGCGCAGGCGAAGGCGACCGAGCTGAACGGTAAGGCCGAGGCGCTGGCCGTGCAGGCGAAGGCGATGGCTGAGGCGGCCGGTATCAAGGCGCGCGCCGAGGCGCTGGCCACGAACACCGACGCGGTTGTCGCCCAGCAACTGGCCGAGGCCTACCCGGAGATCGTCCGCGCGGCCGCGAGCTCGTTCGAGAAGGTCGGCAACATGGTCGTCCTGAACGGCGCCCAGGGCATCGAGGACACCTTGGTGAAGACCATCACGATGGGCGGCTCCGGCTTCGCGCTGGCCAAGCAGCTGATCGAATCGCTCAGCACCAAGCCCGAGCAGCCGCCGACCCTCGAGCCGGTCCAGAACCAAACCGCCTGA
- a CDS encoding sensor histidine kinase, with protein sequence MLSKILTRGGPACLYLIIRYLKGITLLSAVPISILLGWAIPGVTGGLVRLGNSEVYRAGKYLGLPEEPPLPLAAPRRPGDVVALVKDKTFVRSLRVLLLSLVAIPEFVLAVMALTAAPAAVLSTLLGPLAPGQFSLLGVQVENWPEALILGPLQLAFGLFLLGWVAPAVARRHAHATRNLLAPSATELETARLAQRVEELTRTRAGAVDSHGAELRRIERDLHDGTQAQLVSLALRIGVAKQTMANDPEKAAQILDDARDGAEQAMTELRGVLRSMYPPILADRGLDGAVSALCARCPIPVQLRLGELGNVPAPVEAAAYFVVAESLTNITKHSAAGHVDVLLERRGHELYLAITDDGIGGARVNEQQDLLGRGSGLRGMVHRVEAIDGRIELTSPIGGPTVVEVILSCG encoded by the coding sequence ATGCTCTCGAAGATCCTGACCCGCGGTGGGCCTGCGTGCCTCTACCTGATCATCAGGTACCTCAAGGGCATCACCCTGCTGTCCGCAGTACCCATCAGCATCCTGTTGGGCTGGGCGATCCCCGGTGTCACCGGCGGCCTGGTCCGGCTCGGCAACAGCGAGGTCTACCGGGCAGGCAAGTACCTGGGTCTGCCGGAAGAACCGCCGCTGCCCCTTGCCGCACCGCGCAGGCCCGGCGACGTCGTCGCATTGGTCAAGGACAAGACGTTCGTCCGTAGCCTGCGGGTCCTGCTGCTGTCCCTGGTGGCCATCCCGGAGTTCGTCCTCGCGGTGATGGCGCTCACAGCAGCGCCTGCCGCCGTGCTCTCGACGCTGTTGGGGCCACTCGCCCCGGGCCAGTTCAGTCTGCTCGGCGTACAGGTCGAGAACTGGCCTGAGGCGCTCATACTCGGGCCGCTGCAGCTCGCGTTCGGGCTCTTCCTGCTCGGCTGGGTAGCACCGGCAGTAGCGCGCAGACATGCCCATGCGACTCGCAACCTGCTGGCACCGAGCGCCACCGAGCTGGAGACGGCCCGGCTCGCACAGCGCGTCGAGGAGCTCACCAGGACGCGGGCAGGGGCTGTCGATTCGCATGGTGCCGAGCTACGCCGGATCGAGCGCGACCTGCACGACGGTACGCAGGCACAGCTGGTCTCGCTGGCCCTGCGGATCGGCGTAGCGAAGCAGACGATGGCCAACGATCCCGAGAAAGCGGCCCAGATCCTCGACGACGCCCGTGATGGCGCAGAGCAGGCCATGACAGAGTTGCGCGGCGTACTGCGAAGCATGTACCCGCCGATCCTGGCTGACCGTGGCCTGGACGGTGCCGTGTCCGCCCTGTGCGCCCGCTGCCCGATCCCGGTCCAGCTACGGCTCGGCGAGCTCGGCAATGTCCCTGCTCCGGTGGAAGCCGCGGCGTACTTCGTGGTCGCGGAATCGCTCACGAACATCACCAAGCACTCGGCGGCAGGTCACGTCGACGTACTGCTCGAGCGGCGCGGTCACGAGCTCTACCTGGCGATCACGGACGACGGCATCGGGGGTGCACGCGTCAACGAGCAGCAGGACCTGCTCGGCCGGGGGAGCGGGCTGCGTGGCATGGTGCACCGCGTGGAAGCGATCGACGGACGGATAGAGCTGACCAGCCCGATCGGTGGGCCGACCGTGGTCGAGGTGATCCTCTCGTGCGGGTAG
- a CDS encoding caspase family protein, translated as MDGTRVALVIANDEYTDPGLRRLVAPAQDAAALADALGDPSVGGFEVTVLQNESAQAIRLAVEDFFADRAPEDLLLLHFSCHGLKNAAGELFLAVADTKPTRLASTAVAADFVNRQMADSRAQRIALFLDCCYGGAFPRGMVVRATGEAQVRDAFAGQEGVGGGRGRVIVTASSAMEYAFEGGHLATDASKPTPSVFTSAVVDGLTTGEADRDGDGWVGLTELVGFVTDRVHRVTPNQNPQMWTFGAQGELLIARSRVRRITPTPLAPELLEAMDSPLPATRFGVVDYLRDQVNGTDLGQAYAAWQALQQMINDDSRKVSETARKAIAHAVPRATPPEVDLVATTEGAAEAQLQLTGPPIALTAVASSTAPWLRVEQDGPNVRITLTPPGPGLHETTITLTGPTGESTIPLRTQVPEPTREPEPEPEPEPESESESEPELEPEARPEAAAQLPEATLAATAAPGSALAGPATAPEAPTRLPEATPAPAQDGPAPAQAGPAPALATPQEAELPREATPVAVAAPVGERPAATERPAATERPATERPAATRRVATTGRLAGVVSRWVVGGLAVGACVLFLMSLPGAPESRRIWSDEANTGWRVFRTWHDPEILASIVAFVASLVAGWSRRWAALALGIVAGCAVSVLEDGVLILGGGIASQEVGVWVAATTVSAGMVGVLLAVLRPRGLRLWPVHLPAAALVVAGAVLLVINAGVRHPDGISFLSVTKLALLEAFVVLTLGWLALAAVEPKTRLWLSATTSTYVVISIVASIPALTDGNSKPAFLTSLVGNVLVAAGMALAVQRPPANAAVESTGPNLRQWLGQHRWLTAVAVGIGGLLLLLVNQSALDADLRLWYNTEFGSPDLNRHQADGTLAASIVILLGAVLAFRRGRLGAYALGAAAGAATLFATAGVVILGGQISYQDNVYIWSISLVIAGLLLALVLAGPHTSSYQRLDRVTTIVLAAGFILLMTVQLLPNESGPSAATYTGGLGLLLPIVAAALVLASTTTGDRTVAGAAASYLVLFAVAALYPMVENQAPTYFAAALCGHLVLLAALVLGVRGRGSTVSLESPLPSRP; from the coding sequence ATGGACGGCACGCGAGTCGCGCTCGTCATAGCGAACGACGAGTACACCGATCCGGGGCTGCGCCGGCTGGTGGCGCCCGCGCAGGACGCGGCCGCGTTGGCCGACGCGCTGGGCGACCCGTCGGTCGGCGGCTTCGAGGTCACAGTGCTGCAGAACGAGTCTGCGCAGGCGATCCGGCTGGCCGTCGAGGACTTCTTCGCGGACCGGGCGCCGGAGGACCTGCTGTTGCTGCATTTCTCCTGCCATGGTTTGAAGAACGCGGCCGGAGAGTTGTTTCTGGCGGTGGCCGATACGAAGCCGACGCGGCTCGCCTCGACGGCGGTGGCGGCCGACTTCGTCAATCGGCAGATGGCGGACAGTCGCGCGCAGCGGATCGCCTTGTTCCTCGATTGTTGCTACGGCGGCGCTTTCCCGCGCGGCATGGTTGTGCGTGCGACGGGTGAAGCGCAGGTGCGGGACGCCTTCGCTGGGCAGGAGGGCGTGGGTGGTGGGCGCGGCCGGGTGATCGTGACGGCTTCCAGTGCGATGGAGTACGCGTTCGAGGGTGGTCATCTGGCGACGGATGCGTCGAAGCCGACGCCGTCGGTCTTCACCAGCGCGGTGGTTGACGGGCTGACGACCGGCGAGGCTGATCGCGACGGCGACGGGTGGGTGGGACTCACCGAACTGGTCGGCTTCGTCACCGACCGGGTCCACCGCGTCACCCCGAACCAGAACCCCCAGATGTGGACCTTCGGCGCCCAGGGCGAACTCTTGATCGCCCGCAGCCGAGTCCGCCGCATTACTCCCACACCGCTCGCCCCGGAGCTGCTCGAGGCGATGGACAGTCCGTTGCCGGCGACAAGGTTCGGTGTCGTCGACTACTTGCGGGACCAGGTGAACGGGACAGACCTAGGGCAGGCGTACGCCGCGTGGCAGGCGCTCCAGCAGATGATCAACGACGACAGCCGCAAGGTCTCCGAAACCGCCCGCAAGGCAATCGCCCACGCCGTACCCCGGGCGACGCCACCTGAGGTGGATCTGGTCGCCACCACCGAGGGCGCTGCCGAGGCCCAACTCCAGCTGACCGGACCACCCATCGCCTTGACCGCGGTCGCCTCGTCGACCGCCCCCTGGCTACGCGTGGAACAAGACGGCCCCAACGTACGAATCACCCTCACCCCGCCCGGCCCCGGCCTCCACGAAACAACCATCACCCTGACCGGCCCCACCGGCGAATCCACCATCCCCCTCCGCACCCAAGTCCCCGAACCCACCCGAGAGCCAGAGCCAGAACCAGAGCCAGAGCCGGAGTCCGAGTCGGAGTCCGAGCCGGAGCTGGAACCGGAGGCTCGGCCCGAGGCCGCTGCACAGTTGCCGGAGGCAACGCTCGCGGCGACGGCCGCTCCAGGGAGCGCCCTCGCTGGGCCGGCGACAGCGCCGGAAGCTCCCACCCGGTTGCCGGAGGCGACGCCTGCGCCCGCGCAGGACGGGCCCGCTCCCGCGCAGGCCGGCCCCGCTCCCGCTCTCGCGACACCGCAAGAAGCCGAGCTGCCGCGGGAAGCGACGCCAGTCGCGGTTGCTGCGCCGGTGGGGGAGCGGCCGGCGGCGACCGAGCGGCCGGCGGCGACCGAGCGGCCGGCGACCGAGCGGCCGGCGGCGACCCGACGAGTGGCGACGACCGGAAGGCTCGCGGGGGTTGTTTCCCGGTGGGTGGTTGGAGGGTTGGCTGTTGGTGCGTGCGTCTTGTTCTTGATGAGTTTGCCGGGGGCTCCTGAGTCTCGCCGGATCTGGTCGGACGAGGCGAATACCGGCTGGCGGGTGTTCCGGACCTGGCATGACCCGGAGATCCTGGCCTCGATCGTCGCGTTCGTGGCGAGCCTGGTCGCGGGGTGGTCGAGGCGTTGGGCCGCTCTCGCGCTCGGCATCGTCGCCGGCTGCGCTGTCTCGGTACTCGAGGATGGTGTCCTGATCCTCGGCGGCGGCATCGCCTCGCAGGAAGTCGGCGTCTGGGTCGCCGCGACGACGGTCTCCGCTGGGATGGTCGGTGTCCTGCTCGCCGTCCTGAGACCGCGCGGCCTGCGACTGTGGCCCGTCCACCTCCCGGCCGCCGCCTTGGTCGTCGCCGGTGCCGTCCTGCTCGTGATCAACGCGGGGGTTCGGCACCCCGACGGCATCTCCTTCCTCTCAGTCACCAAGCTGGCGCTGCTGGAAGCCTTCGTCGTCCTCACGCTCGGCTGGCTTGCCCTGGCGGCAGTGGAGCCGAAGACAAGACTGTGGCTGAGCGCGACCACCTCGACGTACGTGGTGATCAGCATCGTCGCGAGCATCCCCGCCCTGACCGATGGCAATTCAAAACCCGCCTTCCTCACTTCGTTGGTCGGCAACGTGTTGGTAGCTGCAGGAATGGCCCTAGCGGTTCAGCGGCCGCCGGCAAACGCGGCAGTAGAGTCGACGGGTCCGAACCTCAGACAATGGCTCGGTCAGCACAGGTGGCTGACCGCCGTGGCAGTCGGCATCGGCGGCCTGCTCCTGCTGCTGGTGAACCAGAGCGCCCTCGATGCAGACCTGAGGCTTTGGTACAACACGGAATTCGGCTCGCCAGACCTCAACCGACACCAGGCCGACGGCACCCTCGCAGCATCGATCGTCATCCTGCTCGGGGCAGTACTCGCCTTCCGGCGCGGACGACTCGGCGCCTACGCACTGGGCGCGGCAGCCGGTGCAGCAACACTGTTCGCGACCGCAGGAGTGGTCATTCTCGGCGGGCAGATCTCCTACCAGGACAACGTGTACATCTGGTCGATCTCACTGGTGATCGCCGGCCTCCTGCTCGCTCTCGTACTAGCAGGCCCGCACACCTCGTCGTACCAGCGGCTCGACCGCGTGACGACCATCGTGCTCGCCGCGGGATTCATCCTGTTGATGACAGTCCAGTTGCTACCTAACGAGAGCGGTCCGTCCGCAGCGACCTACACAGGGGGACTAGGCCTCCTGCTGCCGATCGTCGCAGCGGCGCTGGTGCTAGCCAGTACGACGACAGGCGACCGAACGGTGGCCGGGGCAGCCGCGTCGTACCTGGTGCTCTTCGCAGTGGCCGCGCTCTATCCAATGGTCGAGAACCAGGCTCCCACGTACTTCGCTGCCGCGTTGTGCGGTCACCTGGTCCTCCTCGCCGCCCTCGTATTGGGGGTCCGAGGGCGCGGATCAACCGTCAGCCTCGAATCGCCCCTTCCGTCGCGCCCTTGA
- a CDS encoding N-acetylmuramoyl-L-alanine amidase — translation MGKTARVPRLTAVLAAAAAGAIAFSGTLPSNAAQYPEPAVSAVPGDLAKAFQTASTQYDVPREVLVGIGYAESHLDGHDGLPSQDNGFGVMHLASNPTNPTMSEAKKLTGLPADKLAKDAAANIQGAAAVLDSYADKAGLQGAARKDVAKWYEVVAQYPHSADAPTARLYTDEVYRIIGQGVGAAGVTLAAKRVTPDRGRYAKVAPLGTRTPASLQAADYPGAIWNPACTCNYRVGRTAAITTIVIHVTQGSYAGTISWFKDPAAQVSAHYVIRSSDGQITQMVAEKDTAWHVRTENPYTIGIEHEGFVDQPSWFTDAMYRASAALTKNIAERRGIPKDRAHIKGHSEMPNNDHTDPGPNWNWTYYMQLVNGGNPPQYNFTTYGSGVRVRSDAKLTASIVTTLAGPTQVFVTCQKQGDSVTAEGTTNNWWAKLRDQGGYMSNIYISDPNPKLPGVPVC, via the coding sequence ATGGGTAAGACCGCCCGAGTGCCCAGATTGACCGCAGTACTGGCCGCCGCGGCCGCCGGCGCGATCGCGTTCAGCGGAACGCTGCCGAGCAACGCCGCCCAATACCCCGAACCGGCCGTCTCGGCCGTGCCAGGCGATCTCGCCAAGGCCTTCCAGACCGCATCCACGCAGTACGACGTACCGCGTGAGGTCCTGGTCGGTATCGGTTACGCCGAGTCCCACCTGGACGGCCACGACGGCCTGCCGAGTCAGGACAACGGCTTCGGCGTGATGCACCTGGCCAGCAACCCCACCAACCCCACGATGTCCGAGGCGAAGAAGCTGACCGGTCTGCCGGCCGACAAGCTCGCCAAGGACGCTGCCGCCAACATCCAGGGTGCCGCCGCGGTCCTGGACTCGTACGCCGACAAGGCCGGCCTCCAAGGCGCCGCCCGCAAGGACGTGGCCAAGTGGTACGAGGTCGTCGCGCAGTACCCGCACTCCGCTGACGCCCCGACTGCCCGTCTCTACACCGACGAGGTTTACCGGATTATCGGCCAGGGCGTCGGCGCAGCAGGCGTCACCTTGGCTGCGAAGCGGGTGACGCCCGACCGCGGCCGCTACGCGAAGGTGGCACCACTCGGCACGCGTACGCCGGCGTCGCTCCAGGCGGCCGACTACCCGGGCGCCATCTGGAACCCTGCCTGCACCTGCAACTACCGGGTCGGCCGGACGGCAGCCATCACCACCATCGTCATCCACGTCACCCAGGGCTCGTACGCCGGCACGATCAGCTGGTTCAAGGACCCGGCGGCTCAGGTAAGCGCGCACTACGTGATCCGCTCCAGCGACGGGCAGATCACCCAGATGGTGGCCGAGAAGGACACCGCCTGGCACGTGCGCACCGAGAACCCGTACACGATCGGCATCGAGCACGAGGGCTTCGTGGACCAGCCGTCCTGGTTCACCGACGCGATGTACCGGGCGTCGGCCGCGCTGACCAAGAACATCGCCGAGCGTCGTGGCATCCCGAAGGATCGCGCCCACATCAAGGGCCACAGCGAGATGCCCAACAACGACCACACCGACCCAGGGCCGAACTGGAACTGGACTTACTACATGCAGCTGGTCAACGGCGGCAACCCGCCGCAGTACAACTTCACCACCTACGGCAGCGGTGTCCGGGTCCGCTCGGACGCGAAGCTGACCGCCTCGATCGTCACCACGCTGGCCGGTCCGACGCAGGTGTTCGTCACTTGCCAGAAGCAGGGCGACAGCGTGACCGCCGAGGGCACCACCAACAACTGGTGGGCCAAGCTGCGTGACCAGGGCGGCTACATGAGCAACATCTACATCTCGGATCCCAACCCGAAGCTCCCGGGCGTTCCTGTCTGCTAG
- a CDS encoding carbohydrate ABC transporter permease has product MTLTATAPAKAPRRTTKPGRRRSVLSFWRFYLALSPFYLIFLVFGLYPVASTILLAFQKWDGLGPRKMVGLQNFGFLIEDSTFWLSLWNTVILFVMSTVPTLVIAMTLAVMLHSAVRFKGIYRIAYFIPNITSLVAAAIFFAAVFSTNFGLINAVLRSLGLPTEDWLRQPWGIKIAISTMIVWQWAGYNTIIYLAGLQAIPTEQYEAAKVDGAGPFRTFFLITLPQLRPVVLFTVIMSTIGGLQTFTEPQVMVGNNGGTGQSGMTVVMYFYNQAFFNNDYGYAGAIALSIFMLVLLFTAINWKLLGGRGRQ; this is encoded by the coding sequence GTGACTCTGACCGCGACAGCACCCGCGAAGGCGCCCCGTCGTACGACGAAGCCGGGGCGCCGGCGCAGCGTTCTGTCGTTCTGGCGCTTCTATCTCGCCCTCTCGCCGTTCTACCTGATCTTCCTCGTCTTCGGGCTCTACCCGGTCGCGTCCACGATCCTGCTCGCGTTCCAGAAGTGGGACGGGCTCGGCCCCCGCAAGATGGTCGGCCTGCAGAACTTCGGCTTCCTGATCGAGGACAGCACGTTCTGGTTGTCGCTGTGGAACACCGTCATCCTGTTCGTGATGTCGACCGTGCCGACGCTGGTGATCGCGATGACTCTCGCGGTGATGCTGCACTCGGCCGTCCGGTTCAAGGGCATCTACCGGATCGCGTACTTCATCCCGAACATCACCTCGCTGGTGGCCGCGGCGATCTTCTTCGCCGCCGTCTTCAGCACGAACTTCGGGCTCATCAACGCCGTACTGCGCTCGCTCGGGTTGCCCACCGAGGATTGGCTCAGGCAGCCGTGGGGCATCAAGATCGCGATCTCCACGATGATCGTGTGGCAGTGGGCCGGCTACAACACGATCATCTACCTGGCCGGCTTGCAGGCGATCCCGACCGAGCAGTACGAGGCGGCCAAGGTGGACGGCGCCGGGCCGTTCCGGACGTTCTTCTTGATCACCTTGCCGCAGCTCCGGCCGGTGGTGCTGTTCACCGTCATCATGTCGACGATCGGCGGCCTGCAGACCTTCACCGAGCCACAAGTGATGGTCGGCAACAACGGCGGCACCGGGCAGAGCGGCATGACGGTGGTCATGTACTTCTACAACCAGGCCTTCTTCAACAACGACTACGGGTACGCCGGGGCGATCGCGCTCAGCATCTTCATGCTCGTGTTGTTGTTCACGGCAATCAACTGGAAGTTGCTCGGCGGAAGGGGACGGCAATGA
- a CDS encoding alpha-lytic protease prodomain-containing protein codes for MKVLVAAALAVSVVAVPGQAVAATPDQPLAVPNQTIAMQRDLGLTEQQVKDRLKVESAATKLVPTAQRAAGAAFGGVWYDSAKQRLVVGLTSSATASAVWATGADVALVSLTAKQLDQRKAAVDKLAGKAVPAAVSGWTADPRTGAVVVNVQAGKRSAAVDAFVTKVSTAGAVTVREVVAQAPRTFAARHCRWRSLLHGQRPLLHRLLRVRRIRLRRPLLSWCRCPDVRLGPFGAGSLPRLVVPR; via the coding sequence ATGAAGGTTCTAGTCGCCGCCGCGCTGGCAGTGAGCGTGGTAGCAGTTCCAGGCCAGGCTGTCGCGGCAACGCCCGACCAGCCGTTGGCCGTACCGAACCAAACGATCGCCATGCAGAGAGATCTGGGCCTGACCGAGCAACAGGTCAAGGACCGGCTCAAGGTCGAGTCTGCCGCCACCAAGCTCGTCCCGACCGCACAGCGCGCAGCAGGAGCTGCCTTCGGTGGTGTCTGGTACGACTCCGCCAAGCAGAGGCTCGTCGTGGGACTGACCAGCTCAGCCACGGCTTCCGCAGTATGGGCTACTGGTGCTGACGTCGCCCTAGTATCGCTGACTGCCAAGCAGTTGGACCAGCGTAAGGCTGCGGTCGACAAGCTGGCTGGTAAGGCTGTCCCGGCTGCAGTGAGCGGCTGGACCGCGGACCCGCGGACGGGCGCCGTTGTGGTCAATGTCCAAGCAGGTAAGCGTTCTGCGGCCGTCGACGCGTTTGTTACCAAGGTTTCCACGGCTGGCGCGGTCACGGTCCGGGAGGTCGTCGCTCAGGCGCCACGGACCTTCGCGGCCCGGCACTGTCGGTGGAGATCCCTACTACACGGGCAACGTCCGTTGCTCCATCGGCTTCTCCGTGTACGGCGGATTCGTCTCCGCCGGCCACTGCTCTCCTGGTGTAGGTGCCCGGACGTTCGGCTGGGACCGTTCGGCGCAGGGAGCCTTCCGCGGCTCGTCGTTCCCCGGTAA